In Shinella sp. XGS7, a single genomic region encodes these proteins:
- a CDS encoding EamA family transporter encodes MSSSERLPSRHLLLALAVVAIWGSNFVVIKLALGALPPLLFATLRFAFALLPAVFFLPRPAVPWGNLAAYGLLIGVGQFGVLYLAMRAHISPGLASLVVQTQVFFTLLLAMRVARERVLPYQWAGLLLAASGIAVIAAHTDGSTTVTGLLMVLGAAFSWACGNLVGKRAGRVNMLAYMVWTSLFAVPPLLLLSLLVEGPAAIAAGLGAAGWATWAAVLWQALGNTLFGYGVWGWLLARHPAASVVPLALLVPVFGMGSAALFMGEALPAWKLGAAALVLSGLALNLLWPRLRPQRGAAA; translated from the coding sequence ATGAGCTCCAGCGAACGTCTGCCCTCCCGCCACCTTTTGCTGGCCCTGGCCGTGGTGGCCATCTGGGGTAGCAATTTCGTGGTCATCAAGCTGGCCCTGGGCGCGCTGCCGCCCCTGCTCTTCGCCACCCTGCGCTTCGCCTTCGCCCTGCTGCCCGCGGTCTTCTTCCTGCCGCGCCCGGCCGTGCCCTGGGGCAATCTGGCGGCCTATGGCCTTTTGATCGGCGTGGGCCAGTTCGGCGTGCTCTATCTGGCCATGCGCGCCCACATCTCGCCGGGCCTGGCCTCCCTGGTGGTGCAGACCCAGGTCTTCTTCACCCTGCTGCTGGCCATGCGCGTGGCGCGCGAGCGTGTGCTGCCTTACCAGTGGGCGGGCTTGCTGCTGGCGGCCTCGGGCATTGCGGTGATCGCGGCCCACACCGATGGCAGCACCACGGTCACCGGCCTGCTGATGGTGCTGGGCGCCGCCTTCAGCTGGGCCTGCGGCAATCTGGTGGGCAAGCGCGCGGGCCGCGTGAACATGCTGGCCTATATGGTCTGGACCAGCCTCTTCGCCGTGCCGCCCCTGCTGCTGCTGAGCCTGCTGGTGGAGGGGCCGGCGGCCATCGCGGCCGGTCTGGGCGCCGCGGGCTGGGCCACCTGGGCGGCGGTGCTCTGGCAGGCCCTGGGCAATACCTTGTTCGGCTACGGCGTCTGGGGCTGGCTGCTGGCGCGGCATCCGGCCGCCTCGGTCGTGCCCCTGGCCCTGCTGGTGCCCGTCTTCGGCATGGGCAGCGCGGCCCTCTTCATGGGCGAGGCCCTGCCGGCCTGGAAGCTGGGCGCCGCGGCCCTGGTGCTGAGCGGCCTGGCCCTCAATCTGCTGTGGCCGCGCCTGCGCCCGCAGCGCGGAGCGGCCGCATGA
- a CDS encoding flavin reductase family protein, producing the protein MHFYEPRLGHGLPHDPFNAIVGPRPIGWIASRDGAGVLNLAPYSFFNAFNYTPPLIGFSSTSRKDTLANIEATGEFVWNLATRELAEAMNASSAMVAPEVDEFALAGLATAPSRVVSVPRVAASPVAFECRVSQIIRLLGADGSPTEAWLTLGEVVGVHIAEHLLVDGVYDTAAARPILRGGGPADYFELGEKFKMRRPGA; encoded by the coding sequence ATGCATTTCTACGAACCCCGCCTGGGCCACGGCCTGCCGCACGACCCCTTCAATGCCATCGTGGGGCCCCGCCCCATCGGCTGGATCGCCTCGCGCGACGGTGCCGGTGTGCTGAACCTGGCGCCCTACAGCTTCTTCAACGCCTTCAACTACACGCCGCCCCTGATCGGCTTTTCCAGCACCAGCCGCAAGGACACGCTGGCCAATATCGAGGCCACCGGCGAGTTCGTCTGGAACCTGGCCACGCGCGAGCTGGCCGAGGCCATGAACGCCAGCAGCGCCATGGTGGCGCCCGAGGTGGATGAGTTCGCCCTGGCCGGCCTGGCCACCGCGCCCTCGCGCGTGGTGAGCGTGCCGCGCGTGGCCGCCAGCCCCGTGGCCTTCGAGTGCCGGGTGAGCCAGATCATCCGCCTGCTGGGCGCCGATGGCAGCCCCACCGAGGCCTGGCTCACGCTGGGCGAGGTGGTGGGTGTGCACATCGCCGAGCATCTGCTGGTGGACGGTGTGTACGACACCGCGGCCGCCCGCCCCATCCTGCGCGGCGGCGGCCCGGCCGACTACTTCGAGCTGGGCGAGAAATTCAAGATGCGCCGGCCCGGGGCCTGA
- a CDS encoding fumarylacetoacetate hydrolase family protein, translating into MDRRHMLINTSSALGGALAAGCASISATPSQAAPFALTVPAVPIAGASEVFPVHRIYCIGRNYAAHAREMGSDPTREPPFFFQKPSDAVQYVPPGQTVDHPYPALTQNYHYEVELVAALKSGGRNIPIDQALQHVYGYAIGLDMTRRDLQRAMGEQKKPWEIGKSFDLSAPIGPIHKLAATGHFLKGAISLAVNGQLKQSADLSYMIWSVAEQISKLSEAFELKAGDLIYSGTPENVGPVVRGDVMLAKIEGLPALSLRVV; encoded by the coding sequence ATGGACCGTCGCCACATGCTCATCAACACCTCCTCCGCCCTGGGCGGCGCGCTGGCCGCCGGTTGCGCCAGCATCAGCGCCACGCCCTCGCAGGCCGCGCCCTTTGCCCTGACCGTGCCCGCCGTGCCGATTGCCGGCGCCAGCGAGGTCTTCCCGGTGCACCGCATCTACTGCATAGGCCGCAACTACGCGGCCCATGCCCGCGAGATGGGCTCGGACCCCACACGCGAGCCGCCCTTCTTCTTCCAGAAGCCCAGCGACGCCGTGCAGTACGTGCCGCCCGGCCAGACCGTGGACCACCCCTACCCCGCCCTGACCCAGAACTACCACTACGAAGTGGAGCTGGTGGCCGCGCTCAAGAGCGGCGGCCGCAACATCCCCATCGATCAGGCCCTGCAGCATGTCTATGGCTACGCCATCGGCCTGGACATGACGCGGCGCGATCTGCAGCGCGCCATGGGCGAGCAGAAAAAGCCCTGGGAAATCGGCAAGAGCTTCGACCTCTCGGCCCCCATCGGCCCCATCCACAAGCTGGCCGCCACCGGACACTTCCTCAAGGGCGCGATCTCGTTGGCGGTCAATGGCCAGCTCAAGCAGAGCGCCGACCTGAGCTACATGATCTGGAGCGTGGCCGAGCAGATCAGCAAGCTCTCCGAGGCCTTCGAGCTCAAGGCCGGCGATCTGATCTACAGCGGCACGCCCGAGAACGTGGGCCCGGTCGTGCGGGGCGATGTGATGCTGGCGAAGATCGAGGGCCTGCCCGCGCTGAGCCTGCGCGTGGTCTGA
- a CDS encoding AraC family transcriptional regulator → MSTTARQAGVRLYGMAERSEHLDFDIRDQSRRAPLTQPHKHEYFQIQVNLAGETVQHIGSAQRPFPTRALSFVLPHRMHWVPHPAGTRWLVLNFSLRFLRPELAVDPLDLEDVPLNVAPELAPFQFQEHLDFVFAPAEFEPVQALLDLMQRENAARALGSELALRGALLQLLALTCRRWEAELRALAAAQAQQGSRRAALDRVLRYLREQLAGEPTLGAAAEAACLSPNYLAHLIKKETGRTFTELLTERRLALAQELLLGSGARIGEIARRCGFADEAYFARRFRQWHGQSPSAWREARLNSVQDLR, encoded by the coding sequence CGCCCGCCAGGCCGGGGTGCGCCTCTACGGCATGGCCGAGCGCTCCGAGCACCTGGATTTCGATATCCGCGACCAGTCCCGCCGTGCGCCGCTGACCCAGCCGCACAAGCACGAGTATTTCCAGATCCAGGTGAATCTGGCGGGTGAGACCGTGCAGCACATCGGCAGCGCCCAGCGCCCCTTCCCCACCCGCGCCCTGAGCTTTGTGCTGCCGCACCGCATGCACTGGGTGCCGCATCCGGCCGGCACGCGGTGGCTGGTGCTGAACTTCAGCCTGCGCTTCCTGCGCCCCGAGCTGGCGGTGGACCCGCTGGACCTGGAGGACGTGCCCCTGAACGTGGCGCCGGAGCTGGCGCCCTTCCAGTTCCAGGAGCATCTTGACTTTGTGTTCGCGCCCGCCGAGTTCGAGCCCGTGCAGGCCCTGCTGGACCTGATGCAGCGCGAGAACGCGGCGCGCGCCCTGGGCTCGGAGCTGGCGCTGCGCGGCGCCCTGCTGCAGCTGCTGGCCCTCACCTGCCGGCGCTGGGAGGCCGAGCTGCGCGCCCTGGCCGCGGCCCAGGCCCAGCAGGGCAGCCGGCGCGCCGCGCTGGACCGGGTGCTGCGCTATCTGCGCGAGCAGCTGGCCGGCGAGCCCACCCTGGGCGCCGCGGCCGAGGCGGCCTGCCTCTCGCCCAACTACCTGGCCCACCTGATCAAGAAGGAAACCGGCCGCACCTTCACCGAGCTGCTCACCGAACGCCGCCTGGCCCTGGCCCAGGAGCTGCTGCTGGGCAGCGGCGCGCGCATCGGCGAGATCGCGCGCCGATGCGGCTTTGCCGACGAGGCCTATTTCGCGCGGCGCTTCCGCCAGTGGCATGGCCAGAGCCCCAGCGCCTGGCGCGAGGCACGCCTGAATTCCGTCCAGGATCTGCGTTGA